The Streptomyces laurentii genome contains a region encoding:
- a CDS encoding TRAF-type zinc finger protein (identified by MetaGeneAnnotator; putative;~sequence version:1) — protein sequence MDKSSGSSSDGVDLRDLLHYAAPPQAHSGSRSADGQDSGAPGGSAGTGSEGDRQDWEHGVPSAPMPPAEGASSAGDGAGRPGTQAGL from the coding sequence ATGGACAAGAGCAGCGGCTCCAGCAGCGACGGCGTCGATCTGCGTGACCTCCTGCACTACGCAGCACCTCCGCAGGCCCACAGCGGCAGCCGCTCGGCCGACGGGCAGGACTCCGGTGCGCCGGGCGGGAGCGCCGGCACAGGCTCCGAAGGCGATCGGCAGGACTGGGAACACGGCGTCCCCTCCGCCCCGATGCCGCCCGCCGAGGGCGCATCGTCCGCCGGTGACGGCGCCGGCCGGCCCGGCACACAGGCCGGCCTGTAA